TCTGCAGAAAGCGTTGTATTGTTGATGAAGAAGTCTAACAATAATACATTCGTTTCATCGCCTTTGTAATCGCCTTTCGGACGGCTATAGAACAACGAAGGTTCTGTAGGTGTCGGCTCTTCTGTAATCTTCGCATCAGCACCTACTTTAAACTTAATCAATTTCGCTGCTTCAGCAGTTTTGATAGACTCGTGGAATGAGCGCGACAAGAAAGATAGCAAGTAATGCTCCGAGTTTACAGGAACTGTAAAGGTGTGTTCTGGCTTATATAATGCAACGTATGGTGTGTTATCCAAAATAAAGTGGATATGCTGTCCGTCGTGCGAATTTGCCATGTGGTGCGTATGTTCGGTCTGCTCAGTCAGATTAAAGTTCTGTACGTCGTATTTTACGGTAATCTTAGCAGAGTCTGCGCCAGCTTTGACAGATTCTATCGAAGCGATCTTTAAAGTTGCTCCTGGGAACTCTTTAGCATGTTGAAGGGGATTAACAGCGATAGCACCTACTGAATCGGCTAATGCTGTTGTATCTTTTACTTCTCCATCTTTGTTCTTCGTGGATTTGTTATCACATGATGCAAAGAGAGCTGTCGCCGCTAACAATGCACATACTGTTTTCATCGTTCTCATATTAAATTATTTAGTCGAATTAATGTTTATTATTTACGAACAAGTGAAAGCAATAATTGTTTGCATTTTATTGAAATACAATATCCAAGGACTCTTTGATTTTCGCTAAAGTCTGCGTTAGGTCTTCCTCCGTATGCGCTGCGGAGATAAATCCGACTTCATATCCCGAAGGACCAAAGTAGACGCCACGGTTCAATAATTCGCGGTGCATTTTCTTATAGAACTCCATGGAAGCAGGGTCGATTTGATCGGCACGTTGGATTTTCTCTTGTTCGGTAAACGCGAACCAGAAGATAGAACCTATCGTGAATATCTTGATTTGATAGCCACGTTCAGCGATAAAGCTACGTAGTTCTTCAACAAAAGCTTGAGTAGTTTGCTCTAATTTCTCGTAGAAACCTGGTTGTGCTAAGATGGATAATGCGGCGATACCTGCGGCCATGGCTACGGGGTTTCCTGCCAATGTTCCTGCTTGATACACTGCGCCATCGGGTGAGATACAGCTCATCAATTCTTTTGAAGCACCATATGCTCCAACAGGCATACCACCACCTATAATCTTACCGTAGGTCAGGATGTCTGGTTGAATATCATAGTATTTTGAAGCACCTTCAAAACCTAAGCGGAAACCGGTAATAACCTCATCGAAAATTAATAGGGCACCGTTTGTTTTCGTGATTTCGCGTAGGAATTTGATGTACTCTTTGTCTTGAATTAAAAGGCCATTATTTGCAGGCACCCCTTCGATAATAACAGCAGCGATTTGATCTTTGAAATCAGCAAAAACCTTTTTTAATGCTTCTTTATCGTTCAATGCAATCACGATGGTTTCATCAGCGAATGCCTTTGGAACACCAGCCGACGAAGTTTCACCAAAAGTAACCAATCCGGATCCGGCTTTCACAAGAAGAGAGTCGGAGTGTCCATGATAACATCCTTCGAATTTTACGATTTTATCACGTTTTGTATAACCTCTAGCTAAACGAATTGCCGACATGACGGCTTCCGTTCCGGAGCTCACAAAACGTATTTTCTCGATTTTCTTATTGTTGTTTAAGATCAATTCTGCAAGTTCATTCTCCAAGGCAGTCGGCGCACCAAAGCTTAATCCTTTGCCTAGTTGATTTTGTACCGCTTCGCGGATTTCAGGGTTGTTATGACCTAAGATTAGCGGCCCCCAAGAACAACAGTAGTCGATAAATTCATTGCCATCAGCGTCCCATAAATGAGCTTTGTCGCCACGTTCGATAAATAATGGTGTACCATAAACGGATTTGAAAGCACGAACCGGAGAATTTACGCCTCCCGGGAAATATTGCTTAGCTTTTTCAAATAACTCGGCTGATTTTTCGCGTGAAATATCTGAAACAGATGTTGTCATAGTATAATGTATTTTGTTAAGTACACAAAGATACGAGTATTTAGAACTTAGCGGTTTTTATTCTGTCCTTTTTCCCTGCTTGTCATTTGTTTCCTCAGGATTTAAGCTAGTCTTTACATTCGCTAGACTTTCGTGTTATAAAATGCGCAGCATGTTACAAAAGCGAATCATCTTTATAAAAAGTGAGGTACACAATTTCGATGGATAGACTTCAAGAGGAAAACATTTTATTTAATATACACTCATACAGAAAATAAAATAGGTTTACAGCATCTTATTGTATCCAATAAAGTTATTCCTTACAAATAGCTTAACTGTTTTGCCTTCCGGGAGGAACCGGCAGTAGATGTTCTTTGAAATCTTGATATTCATACTTCTGCAATGCAGGAAAGCCTCAGAGGTATGATAATTCCGTTTTGGTCTTTTGCGAATAAAATAAACTCCGCATATATTAATATCAAATGAAAAAAGCCACCGATAGGTGGCTTTTTCTTGAAGGTGTAGCCGACCATAGGTCTAACTACTAACTACTAAGTACTGCGCAGTCTATTTACCTTCTTCTAATACTTTAGTTACTAATTCAGCAGCTTCTTTTAATAAGATTGCTGAGTATACTTGTAAACCTGATGCATCGATAAGGTCTTTTGCTTCTTTCGCGTTAGTTCCTTGTAAACGTACGATGATTGGCACAGGAATATTTCCGATTTCGTTGTAAGCATCAATAACACCTTGAGCAACGCGGTCACAACGAACGATACCACCGAAGATGTTGATTAAGATAGCTTTTACGTTAGGGTCTTTTAAGATGATGTTGAAACCAGCTTTAACAGTCTCTGCATTTGCAGTACCACCTACGTCTAAGAAGTTAGCAGGCTCACCACCAGCTAATTTGATGATGTCCATAGTAGCCATCGCAAGACCAGCACCATTTACCATACATCCAACGTTTCCGTCTAATTTTACGTAGTTTAAGTTTGACTCACCAGCTTCTACTTCTGTAGGATCTTCTTCCGTGATGTCGCGTAATGCAGCGATATCAGCGTGACGGTATAAAGCATTCTCATCTAAGTTTACTTTCGCGTCTACTGCTAAGATTTTGTTATCAGAAGTTTTTAATACTGGGTTGATTTCGAACATAGAAGCATCGATAGAATCGTATGCTTTGTATAGAGCAGCTACAAACTTAACCATGTCTTTGTGTGCAGCGCCTGATAATCCTAAGTTGAAAGCAATCTTACGTGCTTGGAAGCCTTGTAAGCCTACTTTAGGATCGATCTCTTCTTTGAAAATTAAGTGAGGAGTTTTTTCAGCAACCTCTTCAATGTCCATACCACCTTCTGTTGAGTACATAATGATGTTGCGACCCGTAGCACGGTCTAACAATACAGACATGTAGAATTCTTTTGTTTCACTCTCTCCAGGGTAGTAAACATCCTGAGCGATTAAAACTTTGTTAACTTTTTTACCTTCTGGACCAGTCTGCGGAGTTACTAATTGCATACCGATGATGTCAGTAGAACGTTGTAATACTTCATCATGGTTTTTTGCTAATTTCACACCACCACCTTTACCACGGCCACCCGCATGGATTTGTGCTTTTACCACAACCCAATCCGAGTTGAATTCTTCTTTCATTCTTTTCGCAGCCTCAACAGCTTGCTCTGGGGTTTCAGCAACAATACCTTCTTGTACTGCTACTCCGAAACTCTTAAGTATTTCTTTTCCTTGATATTCGTGAATGTTCATTGATAAAAAAATTTGCTGTAAAAATAGCGTATTTATTCGGAAGGGACAAGTTATTATTTTCATAAATGTCTATTTCTGGCCGAAGTTTACCAATAGCAGAAAGGGAGCTGCTAATTTTTTTACTATTTTCGCAGTATGATCTTAAAGGCCAATAATATTTTTAAATCCTATGGTGATCTTCCGATCTTAAAGGGAGTCAGCGTATCGGTTAATAAAGGTGAAATTGTTTCCATTGTAGGGGCTTCCGGCGCGGGAAAAAGTACGCTTCTGCATATTATGGGGACATTGGACAAGCCCGATAAAGGCACCTTGATGATCGAGGGGGTCGATGTGTTTTCATTGAGTGAGAAGAACCTGAGTGATTTTAGAAATAAGCATATTGGTTTTGTATTCCAATTTCATCATTTGTTGCCCGAGTTTACGGCATTAGAGAATGTTTGCATTCCTGCGTTTATCGCTGGGATGGACAAGGGGCAGGCGGAGAAGAGAGGGATGGAGTTGCTGGACGTTTTGGGGGTTGCCCATCGTGCGAAACATAAGCCCTCGGCGATGTCGGGAGGGGAGCAACAACGAGTATCTGTTGCGCGCGCCTTGATAAACGATCCTACTATCGTGTTAGCCGATGAGCCTTCGGGAAATCTAGATTCGGAGAATGCGGCATCTTTACATCAGTTGTTTTTCGACTTGCGCGATAAGATGCAACAGACTTTCGTCATCGTGACGCATAATGAGGACTTGGCTCGCATTTCAGATCGTACCATCCACATGCGCGATGGTTTAATTTACTAGTATGGAGAAGATATTGATTACCTATGGCACACGTGCGTTAGCACAGCGTGTGGCCCAAATGATAAAAGAGAAGTTTGAAGTGCAGTTTGCAACTTCGGAGTCCATTCCGTCGGTGCTACAAAAGCAGTATATCCCAATTCCTAATGGAGTCAATCCTACCTTTGCTCATGAATTGTTGAAACTCTGCCTGGATAATCAGATTAACTATCTGTTGGCATTGGGATTTAAAGAGCTCGAGACCCTAGCTGAAGCGAAGTTGCTGTTCGAAGAATATGATATTCATTTGCTTGGGCCGGATTTAGAGGAGTTGAAGGAACTCTTCGTGCTTCAAAATCCCAATAAGGAGCTGGAGCTGCAGCTCGTTCATCATGGCGTAAATGTGTTGGACGGACAGAGCGTTCAGTTTACAGGCTCGGGTCTGATGGTACTTTCGGATGAAGGTGAGGAGTTTGCATTGTGTACTATTTAATCAAATCATGACAATTTCAGAATTTCCAAAAGACAAGAAGGTCTATCTGTTCGAGTTGGACGATGTTTTGTATCCTAAGCAGGATTTCTTGTTACAAGTCTATTATTTATTTGCTCAATTTTTAGAGTTTACGGAGGCTAGGCCGATCTCGGCAGAGATGACTGCGTTTATGAAAGACACGCTTTTGTCGAAAGGCGAAGAAGCGGTGTTCGCTGCGACTGCAGAACAGTTTGCTCTGAAAGAAGAGTATCGCGAAAACTTTGAGCGATTACAGGTAAATGGGCATCTTCCGCTGAAGTTGTTCTTGTTTGATGAGATCAAGAATCTTTTCAAGGAACTCTCGGCATCAGGGAAACAGATCGCCGTTCTGACCAAAGGCAACCCTGCCTTACAGTTAAATAAATTGCGACATATCGATTGGGAGGGTTATGATAAGAAACTTAAAGTTTATTTTGTAGACGAGTTAGCCTTCCGAGATATTGAACCTTTTAGTTATATTGCTTCTGAAAATAATGTAAATGTGGAAGATTTACATTTCTCAGATACCAATTTGACTAGAAAAAAACCATGAAATTCAGAATTACCCTTGTTCTCGCTCTTTTCTTAGCAGCGTTCGCATCCTGTAAGAAGGATGGACCAAATCCGGATGCCGATAAAGAAATATTACTTCGCGACTCCACCTATTATTATTCGCTTGTACTATCATTATGGACAGATAAAATCCCTGAGCCTAAGATGAAAAGTAAAGATGAGATAGATTTACGTGCTTTTACAGGAAATCTTTCCACGGCGGAGCAAGTGTTGGATAAAGTGAAGAGCTATACGACATTGGATCGATTTAGTTTTATCGACCGCGAAGGGGTGGTTGGTGAAGAGATCGGGCAAGGACTACATAAAGAGTTCGGATTGGTACCTGATTATTTCTCGCCGGACCAAACAGCCCAAAATGCGAAGCTTTATATCAAGCTTGTACAGAAGAATTCCCCTGCCGAGGCTGCAGGAATTGTTCGCGGCATGGAGGTGTTGAGCATTGACGGCAATAGTAAAATAGACTATACCACGCAAAAGAATCAGGGTTTTGCTTTGGTGAATAAGTTATTTGGCGGATCAGAAAAAATTAGTCTTCAGGTTAAAAATCCGGCAGACGGAAAGGTTTCTACCGTTAATTTGAATGCTGCTTCGTATCAGATAGATCCTATTATTGCCAATAAAGTAGTAGAGCGTGGAGGGAAGAAAGTAGGCTATTTGGCATACACTTCCTTTGTTGAGGTGCTTACAAAGACCGGTACGAATAGTTATTACAACGGACTTGTACAGGCTGTTAAGAATTTGGAATCTCAGGGGATTCAAGAACTGGTTGTCGATCTACGTTATAACGGAGGAGGATCAACCAATGCTGCAGAGCTATTGACGAACTTGCTTGCTCCAACAAAAGTTGGAACAGGCGTCATGTACAGCTACAAGATTAATGAATATTTAAAGGGTTGGGGTTGGGATAATGAGAGCGATCCGGAGGCACCTTTCAGATCCGTGAAATTCAATAAAGAAAACAGCTTAAACCTTTCAAAGATCTATTTCCTCGTAACAAAAAGTACAGCCTCAGCGAGTGAATTGCTGATGAACTCACTAATTCCGCATATGCAAGTGGAAATCATTAGCCAGAACGACGCAGGTTCCTATGGTAAACCTGTTGGTTTCTTTGGACTAGGGGTTGTTGATGATTATGCTGAACTTTACATCACATCTTTCCAAACGCTCAACAGCGATGGTAATGGCGATTACTTCAACGGCTTAAGCGGTACAAAGAAGAACTCAACAGACGATATACATCATGCCTTAGGCGATCCGGATGAGCGTATGTTTGCAGATGCTTTATATCATATCGTTAATAAAACTTACCAGTCTGCATCAGCGTCTACTAGAAGATCAAGTACTGGACAAGAGATAAGACCAAAAGCATTTGATATTCCAATGAAAAACGATGTTTCAATGAGTATGTTCAAGTTTGCTAATGACAAGAATATGCCACAAATAAAATAATTTAGCTGGGGTATTAATCTTTTCTGTTATCAAATGGTCTGAATTTTGGTGCGTATGTTTACTTGTTAGAATATCTCTGAAAAACATCTACTAGCGTTAAATTGAATGAAAAAATTAATACCCCTTTTTGCATTGCTGATATTATTCGGCTGTAAAAAAGATATAACGAAGATTAGCCCTCCGCCGAGGCCTGAACCTCCGATTTCTTCGAGAACAGAGGAGCAAAAGCTTCGCGATAGTGTTTATTACTATTATAAAGAGCAATCCTATTGGACGGAGTCTATAGGAACTTATGACCCAATCTCAAGCTTTACGGATAAATACAGTACGCCAGATGACGTGCTCAGCGCTTTAATGCAGCAAACGCCATTCCATGCCGGCTATGATGGACCGATCGATCGGTTTTCAAGAATTGAGGATATCAGTTCCGACGGCGGTTCGCGTGCGAAGCGGGCAGACTTAGCAGATGGTTATGGTATTTACCTAACATTTGCACGTGTGAGTGGCGCCGTATATCTCTATGCGTATTTTATCGAAGGCGGATCACCAGCGGAGAGCAAAGGTATGCGTAGGGGAGACCGTATCATTGAGGTGAATGGAAATACGGATATGAGCCAAAACAATACCTCTTTTATACAATCTGCGTTGGATGGTCCTAAATTAAACCTGAAAGTATTGCGCGATGGCAAGGAGGTTGTCGTTCCGGAGATGACTTATACCAGTTATGATATCAATCCCGTTACTAAAGATTCTGTACTTACAATTGGCACTAAGAAATACGGCTATTTAGCATTGTCTTCCTTCGAAGAGATGACCGATGACCGCGGTAATAGCACTGCAATGTTGAACGATCTTAATGCAGCCTTTGATAATTTTCAGAAAAACAATGTCAATGAACTGATATTAGATTTTCGAGTAAACACTGGTGGATATGTTAGCACTGCGATTTACCTAGCCAACAAGATTATCAATAGCAAAGGAGATAATCAACTGATGTTCTCATATGATGTCAATAAGAATCTAGAGAAGTATAAATCCGGAAGGGGTGCTCAATTCGACGATGAAATCTTCGATAAAAACAATAATGCTGAAGTTCAAAAGGTAGTGTTCCTAGTAACTGAATATACCGCTTCTGCGGCAGAAATTGTTATTAGCGTACTGAAGCCGTACATGGACGTCAAACTCGTTGCAGAAGAGTCCGCGACGTTCGGAAAACCAGTTGGATTCTACCGACAAGATATTATGGGTAAGATCGGTCTTTGGGCGGCATCTTTCAAAGTTGTTAATGCTTCGGGATATACCGACTATTGGGATGGTATACCTGCTGATATCAGAAACATAACGGACAATGTCACGCTAGACTTCGGAAACCCGAATGAGAATATGATTGCCGCTGCATTGAACTACCTATCTACTGGATCATTGACGACGGCTGCTCGCGAAGCGAGAGCATCTACAAGAATAGGTTCATCGTCTGCAATTCCATTAAATAGAATAAATAAATTGCGCGAAAGGGACTTAATAAAGAATTAAAAGTTCATTATTAAATTCTTAACTTTACAGCATGGCAGGAAATAAACCGACCACAATAAAAGAAATCGCACGCAAGCTTAAGATTTCACCTTCCACGGTGTCAAGAGCGTTAAATGATCATCCAAGTATCGGCTTGGTTACTACCATGCGCGTTAAAAAGATGGCAGAAGAAATGGCCTATGAGCCAAACCAAACTGCTATCTTCTTCAAACAACGTAAGACTTTTACCATTGGGGTTATATTACCCAAACTTTCTGAACCCTTCTTTTCCGAAGCTATTTCTGCCATCGAGAATGTCGCTGAAGAGAAAAAATATACCGTACTGCTAGGTCAATCGTTAGATGATGAGCAACGCGAGCTGAACATCGTTCAAACTTTCAAAAAGCATCGTGTGGATGGTATCCTTGTATCATTAGGAAAAAATACGGGCGACACAGACTTTATGGAAGTGTTAGCAAAAACCGAGATCCCTGTTGTGTTCTTCGACTGTGTACCTGATTTACCGAATGTGCACAAGGTATATAGCGACCTATCCTCAGGTATGATAGAAGCAATTAGCGCATTTATTGAGCGCGGACATAACAAGATTGCTTTGATCAATGGTCCTGAGTCTTTGTTAGCAAGTAAAGACCGTACTGCTGCCTATACCGAGGCATTAACTAAGAATGGTATTCCGTTCGACAGCAATTATATTGTGCATACCGACTTAACGGAAACTGGCAATGAGGAGGCGATGGAGAAGCTATGCTCATTAGCAGACAGACCGTCAGCTGTTGTATCCTTTAATGATTTCGTGACGCTGGACCTTATCCGCTACGCGAAGCTTCGCGGTATTGTATTAAACCAAGATATGTATTTCATTAGCTATGCGAATTATCCTTTGTGGAAATATATGGACAATCCGCCGATGGGTAGTATCGAACAATATCCCGAACAGCAAGCTCATCGCGCTGCCGAGATATTATTCGACTGTATAGATAAGAAGGAATATGTAGAAACTCCACAGGAAGTCGTATACCCTTCAAAATTAGTATTGAAGTAAATTAAGCGAGCTGAATGCTATAGGTGATATCTACGCCGCCGGCAGCTAGCATATCATGTACAGAACAATATTTCTTCACGGCTAGTTCAGCAGCTTTCTGCGCTTTAACCTCGTCGATATTGCCCTTTAGTTTAAACGTAATGTGAATCTTCGTAAAGATGTTGGGGATCTCATCGCGTCTTTGTCCTTCGACCTCTACCTGTATATCTTCAATTTCCTGACGTTGCTTTTCCAAGATGGTCGTTAAGTCGAATACACTGCAAGATCCTAGCGCGATCAACACCAATTCCATTGGTCGAACCCCTTTTCCTTCGCCTCCAATAGAATCTGGACCATCAATATTCACTTTCACTGATGAAGAGGGCGCT
The DNA window shown above is from Sphingobacterium hotanense and carries:
- a CDS encoding ABC transporter ATP-binding protein; translation: MILKANNIFKSYGDLPILKGVSVSVNKGEIVSIVGASGAGKSTLLHIMGTLDKPDKGTLMIEGVDVFSLSEKNLSDFRNKHIGFVFQFHHLLPEFTALENVCIPAFIAGMDKGQAEKRGMELLDVLGVAHRAKHKPSAMSGGEQQRVSVARALINDPTIVLADEPSGNLDSENAASLHQLFFDLRDKMQQTFVIVTHNEDLARISDRTIHMRDGLIY
- a CDS encoding OsmC family protein produces the protein MKVELQRKNQAVHFEATAPSSSVKVNIDGPDSIGGEGKGVRPMELVLIALGSCSVFDLTTILEKQRQEIEDIQVEVEGQRRDEIPNIFTKIHITFKLKGNIDEVKAQKAAELAVKKYCSVHDMLAAGGVDITYSIQLA
- a CDS encoding HAD family hydrolase translates to MTISEFPKDKKVYLFELDDVLYPKQDFLLQVYYLFAQFLEFTEARPISAEMTAFMKDTLLSKGEEAVFAATAEQFALKEEYRENFERLQVNGHLPLKLFLFDEIKNLFKELSASGKQIAVLTKGNPALQLNKLRHIDWEGYDKKLKVYFVDELAFRDIEPFSYIASENNVNVEDLHFSDTNLTRKKP
- the hemL gene encoding glutamate-1-semialdehyde 2,1-aminomutase; translation: MTTSVSDISREKSAELFEKAKQYFPGGVNSPVRAFKSVYGTPLFIERGDKAHLWDADGNEFIDYCCSWGPLILGHNNPEIREAVQNQLGKGLSFGAPTALENELAELILNNNKKIEKIRFVSSGTEAVMSAIRLARGYTKRDKIVKFEGCYHGHSDSLLVKAGSGLVTFGETSSAGVPKAFADETIVIALNDKEALKKVFADFKDQIAAVIIEGVPANNGLLIQDKEYIKFLREITKTNGALLIFDEVITGFRLGFEGASKYYDIQPDILTYGKIIGGGMPVGAYGASKELMSCISPDGAVYQAGTLAGNPVAMAAGIAALSILAQPGFYEKLEQTTQAFVEELRSFIAERGYQIKIFTIGSIFWFAFTEQEKIQRADQIDPASMEFYKKMHRELLNRGVYFGPSGYEVGFISAAHTEEDLTQTLAKIKESLDIVFQ
- a CDS encoding LacI family DNA-binding transcriptional regulator, producing the protein MAGNKPTTIKEIARKLKISPSTVSRALNDHPSIGLVTTMRVKKMAEEMAYEPNQTAIFFKQRKTFTIGVILPKLSEPFFSEAISAIENVAEEKKYTVLLGQSLDDEQRELNIVQTFKKHRVDGILVSLGKNTGDTDFMEVLAKTEIPVVFFDCVPDLPNVHKVYSDLSSGMIEAISAFIERGHNKIALINGPESLLASKDRTAAYTEALTKNGIPFDSNYIVHTDLTETGNEEAMEKLCSLADRPSAVVSFNDFVTLDLIRYAKLRGIVLNQDMYFISYANYPLWKYMDNPPMGSIEQYPEQQAHRAAEILFDCIDKKEYVETPQEVVYPSKLVLK
- a CDS encoding S41 family peptidase, which codes for MKKLIPLFALLILFGCKKDITKISPPPRPEPPISSRTEEQKLRDSVYYYYKEQSYWTESIGTYDPISSFTDKYSTPDDVLSALMQQTPFHAGYDGPIDRFSRIEDISSDGGSRAKRADLADGYGIYLTFARVSGAVYLYAYFIEGGSPAESKGMRRGDRIIEVNGNTDMSQNNTSFIQSALDGPKLNLKVLRDGKEVVVPEMTYTSYDINPVTKDSVLTIGTKKYGYLALSSFEEMTDDRGNSTAMLNDLNAAFDNFQKNNVNELILDFRVNTGGYVSTAIYLANKIINSKGDNQLMFSYDVNKNLEKYKSGRGAQFDDEIFDKNNNAEVQKVVFLVTEYTASAAEIVISVLKPYMDVKLVAEESATFGKPVGFYRQDIMGKIGLWAASFKVVNASGYTDYWDGIPADIRNITDNVTLDFGNPNENMIAAALNYLSTGSLTTAAREARASTRIGSSSAIPLNRINKLRERDLIKN
- the sucC gene encoding ADP-forming succinate--CoA ligase subunit beta; its protein translation is MNIHEYQGKEILKSFGVAVQEGIVAETPEQAVEAAKRMKEEFNSDWVVVKAQIHAGGRGKGGGVKLAKNHDEVLQRSTDIIGMQLVTPQTGPEGKKVNKVLIAQDVYYPGESETKEFYMSVLLDRATGRNIIMYSTEGGMDIEEVAEKTPHLIFKEEIDPKVGLQGFQARKIAFNLGLSGAAHKDMVKFVAALYKAYDSIDASMFEINPVLKTSDNKILAVDAKVNLDENALYRHADIAALRDITEEDPTEVEAGESNLNYVKLDGNVGCMVNGAGLAMATMDIIKLAGGEPANFLDVGGTANAETVKAGFNIILKDPNVKAILINIFGGIVRCDRVAQGVIDAYNEIGNIPVPIIVRLQGTNAKEAKDLIDASGLQVYSAILLKEAAELVTKVLEEGK
- a CDS encoding S41 family peptidase, with the protein product MKFRITLVLALFLAAFASCKKDGPNPDADKEILLRDSTYYYSLVLSLWTDKIPEPKMKSKDEIDLRAFTGNLSTAEQVLDKVKSYTTLDRFSFIDREGVVGEEIGQGLHKEFGLVPDYFSPDQTAQNAKLYIKLVQKNSPAEAAGIVRGMEVLSIDGNSKIDYTTQKNQGFALVNKLFGGSEKISLQVKNPADGKVSTVNLNAASYQIDPIIANKVVERGGKKVGYLAYTSFVEVLTKTGTNSYYNGLVQAVKNLESQGIQELVVDLRYNGGGSTNAAELLTNLLAPTKVGTGVMYSYKINEYLKGWGWDNESDPEAPFRSVKFNKENSLNLSKIYFLVTKSTASASELLMNSLIPHMQVEIISQNDAGSYGKPVGFFGLGVVDDYAELYITSFQTLNSDGNGDYFNGLSGTKKNSTDDIHHALGDPDERMFADALYHIVNKTYQSASASTRRSSTGQEIRPKAFDIPMKNDVSMSMFKFANDKNMPQIK